From the Candidatus Methylarchaceae archaeon HK02M2 genome, the window AAAAGTAGGGTATTCCTTAGTAAATAGTTTTAAGGAGTTTCCTTTTCTTCATTAGATAATTCCTGTAGCCTTTTATGTATTGCTTTAAGCTCTTCCTCTAAATCTTTGATTGAATTCTCCAAGTAAGCTTTCTCGTCTTCCCTGCTAGGCGCTGGAAATTCATATCTCCCATAAGGGGTTGGTCCATAATACCCTTTCCACCAAAAACCTCTACCTCGTCCCCTG encodes:
- a CDS encoding DUF5320 domain-containing protein; protein product: MPYGDRTGPWGHGPRTGWAAGYCAGYSVPGYMNPHHGFGRGFGRGWGRGFGRGFRGRGRGFWWKGYYGPTPYGRYEFPAPSREDEKAYLENSIKDLEEELKAIHKRLQELSNEEKETP